In one Chitinophaga sancti genomic region, the following are encoded:
- a CDS encoding 2,3,4,5-tetrahydropyridine-2,6-dicarboxylate N-succinyltransferase: MELQELIQAAWGNRSLLQESTYSDAVKAVIEAVDKGKLRVAEPTGEGWKVNEWVKQAILMYFTIQPMETIDLAPFEFYDKMKLKSNYKDLGVRVVPHAIARYGAFIGRGAILMPSYVNIGAYVDECTMVDTWATVGSCAQIGKNVHLSGGVGIGGVLEPLQASPVIIEDGCFVGSRCIVVEGVIVEKEAVLGANVVLTKSTKIIDVSGPEPIEYKGRVPARSVVIPGTYTKKFPAGEYQVPCALIIGQRKASTDLKTSLNDTLREFNVAV; encoded by the coding sequence ATGGAGCTACAAGAACTCATCCAGGCTGCCTGGGGAAACCGCAGCCTGCTACAGGAATCTACATACAGCGATGCTGTCAAAGCTGTTATTGAAGCTGTAGATAAAGGAAAGCTCAGGGTAGCAGAGCCCACAGGAGAAGGCTGGAAAGTCAATGAATGGGTAAAGCAGGCTATCCTGATGTACTTCACCATCCAACCAATGGAAACCATAGATCTCGCGCCGTTTGAGTTCTATGACAAAATGAAGCTGAAATCCAACTATAAAGACCTGGGTGTACGTGTAGTACCTCATGCGATTGCACGATATGGTGCATTTATTGGCAGAGGTGCGATCCTGATGCCTTCTTATGTAAACATTGGTGCGTATGTAGACGAATGTACTATGGTGGATACATGGGCGACGGTGGGTTCATGCGCACAGATAGGTAAGAATGTGCACCTGAGTGGTGGTGTTGGTATTGGTGGTGTATTGGAGCCACTGCAGGCTAGTCCGGTGATCATTGAAGATGGTTGTTTCGTGGGTAGCCGTTGTATTGTGGTAGAAGGTGTGATAGTAGAGAAGGAGGCCGTACTGGGAGCGAACGTGGTATTGACTAAATCTACGAAGATCATTGATGTAAGTGGTCCTGAGCCTATTGAGTACAAGGGTCGTGTACCGGCACGTAGTGTAGTGATTCCTGGAACTTATACGAAGAAGTTCCCTGCTGGTGAATACCAGGTGCCTTGTGCGCTGATCATTGGTCAACGTAAGGCGTCTACGGATTTGAAGACTAGTTTGAATGATACGCTGAGAGAGTTTAATGTGGCTGTATAG